The segment TTTTAGCAAATGGTTCCATATATCATGCTTGTGACCGCGCCATCCTAAAAAGCCAAAGTGTTTTCGTGTCAGTTGAGGAGCACGATTTAATGCGATTAAAGCCGCTTCGATAAGTAAAGTACCTGAGCCACACATGGGATCGATTAATGGTTTTTGTTCATCTGCTGCTTGCGGCCAACGTGAACGTAATAATACTGCAGCAGCTAAGGTTTCACGCATAGGAGCAGTGGTAGAATCAAGACGATAACCTCGTCGATGCAAACTTGCCCCACTCATATCTATAGCTACAGTGGCATTACTATTTTCTAGGCGAACATTTATTCTTAGCTTAGGAGTAATACGGTCAATATCAGGTCGGCGTCCAAAAATATCACGTAGCTTGTCGACAATGGCGTCTTTGATTTTTTGAGCGCCAAAATGAGTATGACTAATAGCAGAATCGCGCTCACTGAAATCGACCGCCAAAGTATCATCAGGACCGAGATGTTTTTGCCAATCGATTGCATAGATTGCATCATAAAGCGTCGCTACAGAATCAGTGGAAAAAGTCGTGATCGGTAGTAAAACGCGACTGGCGACGCGTGACCATAAACAAGTACGATAGATAACTTCAAGAGAACCGCAAGCATGCACTACAGCTCGCCCGGGTTTTATTGCGTGAGCGCCAAAATTTTGCAATTCGGCTGCTACGAGATCTTCGATAGCTAATGCCGAGGTAACGACGAAATTATATTCATTCACAATCTTACTATTGGCATAGATGTATATAATTGCGATAGGTAAAACAGTATCTAGGTAGCGATTTGTCAAACTTGGACGTTAGCAAAGCTTGACATATGTGCCACTTTACCATTCACAATACTGCTGCCTTTATGCATGATTAAAAGATACCAAACATATTTGTAGATAAGTAGGGTTACCCCCTAGTTTTTAAAAAATTAATTTTGTTCGATTTGTTTCATGAAATCATCAAGGGTTTTACCGGGCTCGTCGTGAAAAGTATTTTTGTTGATTGAAAAATTTATTATTCGATCAAGACGAAAGTTGCGAAAAGCACCACGTAATTCACACCAAGCGGTAAGTAGCCAATGTGGTATCATGAAGGCCAAAAATAAAGGTCTAACCTTACGTTTTGAACGTGCCCCATCTTGCCGCTGATAAATTAAATTTACAAAATTATGTGTTTCTATAGCGCTATGCAACACTTTAAAAAGTTCAGGTTTGGGGCGTGCAATATTAAATGATAGCGCAAACAAGCGCGAATTGACTAATCGCGATTTCATGATCTCTGGTAGTACTGCTTCTATTTTTGCTAAGGCACTGGTGGCAGATTCGGTTAGTTGCACATCAGAGTAGGCAGCCACCATGCGTGCACCTAAAACCAAAGCTTCTGTTTCGCTAGCAGAAAACATTAACGGTGGTATGTCAAAGCCCTTATCAAGAGCATAACCAATGCCAGCTTCAGCACGAATGGGCACACTAGAACGACTAAGGTCGGCTAAATCGCGATAAATGGTTCGTACTGATACACTTAAACGATTGGCCAATTGCTCAGCGGTAACGGCTGATCGTTTACTGCGACGTAAAAATTCGACAATCTGAAATAAACGATCAGCGCGACGCATGATTATTCTTTTTTTGCAGCACTGCCTGGGCAAACAAGACGCATTTTGCATTCTTTACAATCACGAACATGCATTGCGCCTGAAATTACCAAGGTTAAAGTAAATGATAGCAGATAAGGTAGTTCTGTACGAAATGTTGTTAGGTTGAGTATCAATGACAATATAAAAGTGAATATTGGTAACACCAAAACTGAAAACCAAAAAAATGAAGCTAATTTACTTTTGGTTGGCATTGGGGTTTCAGATTTTTTAACTACTAGGGCAGCCGGCTTACCCCAACCGCAATGGCACCATTTATCGTAATAATAGCAATGACTACAGAGATGACGCCGCAGTACATATCCTAACATAACTAAACAATAAACAATAAAGGCAATAGTTAGTAATGGAAAATTAAAAAGCCAAAAATTACGCATTAGTGTGGCAGCTAAAACAAATTGTGCAATCACCACTATATTTTCGGCAATAATCGATAATGCCGAATAATTTTCACGGCCATCACAGATGTGGCAGTTATGGTTGATTTTTAAAGATGACATTGAATTTATCCTTATCTATTTAAAATATTTCTTAAATTCGCCAGAAGGTTCAATAGGGGTGCAAAAATATAAAGTCACCCCAATAGGGTCTTGAATAGCAAAACTGCGATCTCCCCATGGTTTATCAGAAAGCGGCTGAAATATTATAGCACCATCAGCAATTAATCTTTTATATTCAGCATCAACATCTGTTACATCAAATCCGAGAAACAGGCCACTGTTGTAGATAGCTTGGCCTGGTTGTGGTTTCATAAAACCAACTTCAAGATCTGAGTTGGTTTTATGTTTTAATGCTAAATACTCTGGGTGGTCAAAGGTTACCGAAAAATTTAAAAGTTTCGTGTAAAATTCTTTAACCTTTTCTAGCTGTTCTGTAATTATAATGGGAATAGTTTTGTTATAACGCACAACGGTTCTCCTTGTTTGGAGATTCATGTATATTTGAGACCTACTGACAGCATTATGTCAGTAGAGATTTTGGATATTGTAATTTATTAGTTGCGCGGTTCAAAGCGTTTTAAATAATCAGAAGTTGCTGCTTCTAAGCCTACATCACTACCAGCACGTTCAGAAAGAAACCATTTATGCTCAAGCAACTGACAGTATAATTCAGCAGGCATACCGCGTTTGCCAACCAATGGTGCTAGATGCTGGGCTGTTGGTTTATAACGTTCATTAAGCCAGCGATATCCCGCAATGCTTAGAGGAATGTTACGACCTTCGGTGCGAATTAGTGTCGCGCGTAACTCATGAATTTCATTAACCATAACTTCAGCTTGGCGGTCTTCTGCAACTAAACCTGTGAGATTATGCAACAAATGACGATAATAATCACGATCAGTTACGATAGTGCGCATGCGTAAACGGCTACCATCACCTGTTGCTTCAAGTTCAACTTCGCCAACCGAAAAACCTAAAGCATTAAGAGCGCGAATGCGGTCATGAATACGCCAGCTTTCATCAGGGGTCATGAGTACTTCACGATTAATCTCATTCCATAATCGTGTGTAACGGCGTCTTATCTCGGGTCCAGTTTCATAAAGGTCGAACATTGAGGCGAGCTGTGAAAAAGCCGCCACATCTGCAAGCTCGCCTGTTACATTCTCTTCAAGAATAATTAAATCATGTTCACGCTGACCATCGCTGAGAGTTTCATGGGTTTCAGAGGTTTCAGCATCAACTAAGTAGGCTTGCAGTTGTCCAGCATCGCGGCGAAATAAGGTATTTGATAAAGAAAAATCTCCCCAAAAGAAACCAGCTAAATGCAAACGTACAAGCAGAGCGGCTATGGAATCAAGAAGTCGGGTACGATAACGTTCAAGACCGGGGTTTTGAAATAAAGTGCGATAAGGCAGCGAGTCATCTAAAAAGCGAGTAATCAGGATACTAGTTTCGCCTTCTTCAGTAATTACACGAGCGTGACCAGCCGGAACAACTGCAGGCAAGCCATTTTCTTCAAGCCAACGCAAAGCTTCATATTCGCGTTTGCTTACCTCAGGTGGTAATTCTTTAATGGCATAAATTGCATTCTTATATTGAGTAAATAAAACCGTATGCCGTGATATACCACGCTCAACCTCGATTAAGCGGTTGCAGTGTTCAGACCACCTGGCTAAAGGCTGTGACCAAGGCAAATCTAAAAAGTCTGGGTGTTCAGGACTTACTTGCAGTGCTGTTAAGCCATATTTTTCAGTCACAATTTACTTCCTTTACAATGTGAGATTTGTAATTAAAATTAATGCTGCTATTAAAGATATTGCACTTTTACTGACAGCTTTGCAGCTTATTTATACGCGCTACTTCATTAAATTGATAGATGACAATTAACCATTAATAAATAATAACACTGAATGATTCAGACTTTAAAGACATGTCCTATACACTACTAGTTATAAAAATAGGCTAAGTCATTACGGACAATCTATCTCTGGGCAATAACTTGCATCCCCCTCTTGTGAATTACCAGCAGGCCATTGTGCCAATTCTATTTGATAGAATGTGCGCATATGCGCCACATTCCAGCATTCAATAGCAGTGATTGGACCAAGCGCAGTAAAATCACCACCAATAAAAGTAGTTTCACCGCGGCCAATCCCATCTTTATACCAACAGGTGTCGAGAATTAAATTTTCAATAGCGCTAGTAGTTTTTTCAAAATCATCTTTAACATTTATATACATAGCAACACGACCATTTTCATTGCGGTCATAGTGGTAAGTTGCTTCGATTGCGACATGGTCATCTATCGCTGGTTTGTTTACTTCAAGATCAATAGTTTTAGTATCAAGCGAATCGTCGATATTATAGCTAATATTGAGCACACCACGATCGGCTGGGTCACCGAGACCAATAGTATATGAAGTTTCTAAATCAAGAACAAAGTCACCAACACCTGTGCGTGCACTAGTAGAGCCCGGCGTAGGTACATAACTGCCATAAAGAATTGCATACATACCACCGGCAAATGTTTGTTCGCATGTAGGTTGTTCATCTGTTACTTCTTCATCACGACCTGCATGTAAACAATAGGTGTAGCGCATGGTGCCATCAGCTTGCTCGCTACGATTGATTTTAAAACGAACAGTTATCCCTTTATTGTCAATATTTTTTATGGGCCCCCAAATCCTACTATTGTTGGTTCTTTTGGTAGGTGGGTAGCTACGTGCAAAACTATCAACAAAATCGAGAACTGATGCCACACCTGGATTGATGTTGTCAGCATTTTCAGAAGCTTGTTTATATGCATCTGCTGGTGCGCCGATAAGGGCATTTGCTTGATTGGTATTAGCCATTGGTACATCAACTTTTACATCTTTACTTTTTGGTACTGCCGCCAAAAATACGAGATCAAGATTTGATAATACACCACA is part of the Deltaproteobacteria bacterium genome and harbors:
- a CDS encoding YafY family transcriptional regulator, with the protein product MRRADRLFQIVEFLRRSKRSAVTAEQLANRLSVSVRTIYRDLADLSRSSVPIRAEAGIGYALDKGFDIPPLMFSASETEALVLGARMVAAYSDVQLTESATSALAKIEAVLPEIMKSRLVNSRLFALSFNIARPKPELFKVLHSAIETHNFVNLIYQRQDGARSKRKVRPLFLAFMIPHWLLTAWCELRGAFRNFRLDRIINFSINKNTFHDEPGKTLDDFMKQIEQN
- a CDS encoding VOC family protein; this encodes MRYNKTIPIIITEQLEKVKEFYTKLLNFSVTFDHPEYLALKHKTNSDLEVGFMKPQPGQAIYNSGLFLGFDVTDVDAEYKRLIADGAIIFQPLSDKPWGDRSFAIQDPIGVTLYFCTPIEPSGEFKKYFK
- a CDS encoding DUF4032 domain-containing protein codes for the protein MTEKYGLTALQVSPEHPDFLDLPWSQPLARWSEHCNRLIEVERGISRHTVLFTQYKNAIYAIKELPPEVSKREYEALRWLEENGLPAVVPAGHARVITEEGETSILITRFLDDSLPYRTLFQNPGLERYRTRLLDSIAALLVRLHLAGFFWGDFSLSNTLFRRDAGQLQAYLVDAETSETHETLSDGQREHDLIILEENVTGELADVAAFSQLASMFDLYETGPEIRRRYTRLWNEINREVLMTPDESWRIHDRIRALNALGFSVGEVELEATGDGSRLRMRTIVTDRDYYRHLLHNLTGLVAEDRQAEVMVNEIHELRATLIRTEGRNIPLSIAGYRWLNERYKPTAQHLAPLVGKRGMPAELYCQLLEHKWFLSERAGSDVGLEAATSDYLKRFEPRN